A genomic window from Gemmatimonas sp. includes:
- a CDS encoding phospholipase D-like domain-containing protein, producing MADVQSPREVRTYRAWGAARRFTEGVRDPAFRDLLQLIDGGPLHGCPPLVLLPDGAQAFQRMIATMDSAQEEILLETYIMRDDKLGESVQQALIRAVARGVRTYVLADAVGSMNTGDRFWETLTEHGVVVRHFHRVWHHPLEALRRDHRKILVCDRRIAFTGGMNIAEEYGSSIRSKGNAWRDTFAQVEGSVARELAAVFAEGWDRANGPDLPGLEYVSWSVIDETSTRAFTHGVGPRKLQRALQQKLHQRLGAQRDKRRGRRVRSVADLAAPDDRAVLVLAPRPGRGQREMLGVLAAMIGGARQRLWITTPYFAPPTRALTLLLAAAQQGVDVRLLLPGEHADVPLIRHAAHGVYQKLLKGGVRVFEYQRATLHAKTVVIDGYASLIGSSNLDFRSFWLNAECNVLVFDDQCGAGMEASFETDLNDSHEVTLDEWRQRTWSHRVFDRLARALRWAL from the coding sequence ATGGCTGACGTACAGTCGCCTCGGGAGGTGCGCACGTATCGCGCGTGGGGTGCCGCCCGGCGCTTCACCGAGGGCGTGCGCGATCCGGCATTTCGCGACCTCCTGCAGCTGATCGACGGGGGACCACTGCATGGCTGTCCTCCCCTCGTGCTGCTTCCCGACGGCGCGCAAGCGTTCCAGCGCATGATCGCGACCATGGACAGCGCGCAGGAGGAGATCCTGCTCGAGACGTACATCATGCGCGACGACAAGCTCGGCGAGTCGGTGCAGCAGGCGTTGATTCGCGCGGTGGCACGCGGTGTACGCACGTACGTGCTCGCCGATGCCGTCGGCTCGATGAACACCGGCGATCGATTCTGGGAAACGCTGACCGAGCACGGGGTGGTCGTGCGACACTTTCATCGCGTGTGGCACCATCCCCTCGAAGCGCTACGACGGGATCATCGCAAGATCCTCGTCTGCGATCGCCGGATCGCGTTCACGGGGGGTATGAACATCGCCGAAGAGTACGGATCGTCTATCCGCTCGAAGGGCAACGCATGGCGTGATACGTTCGCGCAGGTGGAAGGCTCGGTGGCGCGCGAGTTGGCGGCGGTGTTCGCCGAAGGGTGGGATCGCGCGAACGGTCCTGATTTACCGGGACTCGAATATGTGAGTTGGAGCGTGATCGACGAGACGTCCACACGCGCTTTCACTCACGGAGTGGGGCCGCGCAAGTTGCAGCGCGCCCTTCAGCAGAAGCTGCACCAACGGCTCGGTGCGCAGCGAGATAAGCGTCGGGGACGGCGTGTGCGCAGTGTCGCCGATCTCGCGGCGCCGGACGATCGCGCGGTGCTGGTACTCGCGCCGCGACCAGGGCGCGGACAGCGTGAGATGCTCGGCGTACTGGCCGCGATGATCGGCGGTGCACGCCAGCGACTCTGGATCACCACACCGTATTTCGCGCCGCCCACGCGCGCGCTCACGCTGTTGCTTGCGGCCGCACAACAGGGTGTCGATGTGCGACTGTTGCTACCAGGAGAGCACGCCGACGTGCCACTGATCCGACACGCCGCGCACGGCGTGTATCAGAAGCTGTTGAAGGGCGGTGTACGCGTGTTCGAGTATCAGCGCGCGACGCTACATGCCAAGACGGTCGTGATCGACGGGTACGCCAGCCTGATTGGCTCGTCGAACCTCGACTTCCGTTCGTTCTGGCTGAACGCCGAGTGCAACGTGCTGGTGTTCGACGACCAGTGCGGCGCCGGGATGGAGGCGAGCTTTGAGACCGATCTGAACGACAGCCACGAAGTCACCTTAGATGAATGGCGACAGCGCACGTGGTCTCACCGTGTGTTCGATCGCCTCGCCCGCGCGCTGCGTTGGGCCCTTTAA
- a CDS encoding phage holin family protein, producing MTFILRLLINAVALWCAARFIDGISYTGSWQGLVGLALVFGVVNTLVRPVLSFFSFPIQIITLGLFTLVLNAAMLLLTSALATRLGVSFHISGFLAAFIGALLVSILSTILSWVVIPSDADAD from the coding sequence ATGACCTTCATTCTACGACTCCTGATCAACGCGGTCGCGCTGTGGTGCGCCGCGCGCTTCATCGATGGCATCAGTTATACCGGCAGCTGGCAGGGGCTCGTCGGACTCGCACTCGTGTTCGGGGTCGTGAACACGCTCGTGCGACCGGTCCTGTCGTTCTTCTCCTTCCCGATCCAGATCATCACGCTGGGACTGTTCACCCTCGTGTTGAACGCCGCCATGCTGCTGCTCACGAGCGCACTCGCCACGCGACTAGGCGTTTCGTTCCACATCAGTGGATTCTTGGCCGCGTTCATCGGGGCATTGCTGGTGAGCATCCTCAGTACCATCCTCAGTTGGGTCGTGATCCCGAGCGACGCCGACGCCGACTGA
- a CDS encoding WYL domain-containing protein produces MTRADEQLQRLLIAFPTMADEHKLTFEELAALVGTDAKTLRADFHALDRDDTPAGFVEGVQLFVGSNSVSMRSSHFKRPMRLTRPEVASLELGLGILEQELPVDERHHVTNVRARLRELAVRSVDTVVEKWKAGAPADAASTLAVEPARNDEWEAVVVLQRAIEHHHVVQLTYQRSNETESTVRRVRPYAMVRADANIYLVAFCERNDTLRVFRLDRVRGAVETSDPFELPPDFTVESVLQQGHVFVQEAPAAESLVVRYSPTVARWIAERERGELHPDGSLLVHYPLADESWAIRHVLQYGPDAVILAPERVQQAMELVLQRALDELPA; encoded by the coding sequence ATGACGCGCGCCGATGAACAGCTGCAACGCCTGTTGATCGCTTTTCCGACGATGGCCGATGAACACAAGCTCACGTTCGAAGAACTCGCGGCACTCGTCGGCACCGACGCCAAGACGCTGCGCGCCGATTTTCACGCCCTCGACCGCGACGATACGCCGGCTGGCTTCGTGGAAGGCGTCCAGCTGTTCGTCGGATCCAACAGCGTGTCGATGCGATCGTCGCACTTCAAGCGTCCCATGCGGCTCACGCGGCCGGAGGTGGCGTCGCTCGAACTGGGGCTGGGTATCCTGGAGCAGGAGCTTCCGGTCGACGAGCGTCATCACGTCACGAATGTGCGGGCGCGACTGCGTGAACTCGCCGTGCGGTCGGTCGATACGGTGGTCGAGAAATGGAAGGCGGGCGCGCCCGCCGATGCGGCCAGCACCCTCGCCGTTGAACCCGCGCGCAACGACGAATGGGAAGCCGTGGTGGTGCTGCAGCGTGCCATCGAGCATCATCACGTCGTGCAGCTCACCTACCAACGGTCGAACGAGACCGAATCGACCGTCCGTCGCGTGCGCCCGTATGCCATGGTTCGTGCCGACGCGAACATTTACCTCGTGGCGTTCTGCGAGCGCAACGACACGCTCCGCGTGTTCCGGCTCGATCGCGTGCGCGGGGCGGTTGAAACCAGCGATCCCTTCGAGCTCCCCCCCGATTTCACGGTGGAATCGGTCTTGCAGCAGGGTCATGTGTTCGTGCAGGAGGCGCCGGCCGCCGAGTCGCTGGTGGTTCGGTACAGTCCGACCGTGGCGCGCTGGATCGCCGAGCGTGAGCGGGGCGAGCTGCACCCCGACGGGTCACTGCTGGTGCACTATCCGCTGGCGGACGAATCCTGGGCGATCCGCCACGTGTTGCAGTACGGCCCCGACGCGGTGATCCTCGCGCCGGAGCGGGTGCAACAGGCGATGGAGCTGGTGCTCCAGCGCGCGCTCGACGAGCTTCCCGCCTGA
- a CDS encoding WYL domain-containing protein, whose product MAAADKLTRWFDLIAALLRRHNGGTFDELRHDVPAYTTAAVNESSIMRTFERDKDELRAFGVAIETLPDSDGGESRYRLRPDAFYLPFLALCESRIVQALEVRTIARPKGIGFQSLPVLAITPDECLTLRRAAARVRALGNPTLDADAAGAIRKLEQDVGLLPIGEPLVAAVKVQASTFEVLGGALSARQRVTFSYASMGRNRQRMRTVEPYGLVFLTGHWYLVAHDPAQQALRQFRVSRISKPKYNAQKKQPDYVIPASFDLETHAASRQAWELGDEEAVSVVVGFRGESGQVLQGMHLGEETDIASQRCFRVRRRDPFLRWLLTFGGDASIVSPAEWHGDWRALLQDTLAAHRAAQSLASTAEVA is encoded by the coding sequence ATGGCTGCTGCCGACAAGCTGACCCGCTGGTTCGATCTGATTGCGGCGCTGTTGCGACGCCACAACGGCGGAACATTCGACGAGCTTCGTCACGATGTGCCGGCCTACACAACCGCCGCGGTGAACGAGTCGAGCATCATGCGCACCTTCGAGCGAGACAAGGACGAGCTGCGCGCCTTCGGCGTCGCGATCGAGACGCTGCCGGACAGCGACGGCGGCGAGTCGCGCTACCGGCTCCGGCCCGACGCGTTCTATCTGCCGTTTCTGGCCCTGTGTGAATCGCGCATCGTACAGGCGCTGGAAGTGCGCACCATCGCGCGGCCGAAAGGGATCGGCTTCCAATCACTGCCAGTGCTCGCGATCACGCCGGATGAATGTCTCACGTTGCGCCGTGCGGCCGCGCGCGTGCGCGCGCTCGGCAATCCGACGCTCGACGCCGATGCCGCGGGCGCGATCCGCAAGCTCGAACAGGATGTCGGATTGCTGCCCATCGGTGAGCCGCTCGTCGCCGCCGTCAAGGTGCAGGCCAGCACGTTCGAGGTGCTCGGTGGTGCCCTCTCGGCGCGGCAGCGGGTGACCTTCAGCTACGCCAGCATGGGTCGCAATCGGCAGCGCATGCGTACGGTGGAGCCGTATGGTCTCGTGTTCCTCACGGGGCACTGGTATCTCGTGGCGCATGATCCGGCTCAGCAGGCGTTGCGACAGTTCCGGGTGAGCCGCATTTCCAAGCCGAAGTACAACGCCCAGAAGAAGCAGCCGGACTACGTGATCCCGGCCTCCTTCGATCTTGAAACGCACGCGGCCTCACGTCAGGCTTGGGAGCTCGGCGACGAAGAGGCGGTGTCGGTGGTGGTCGGCTTTCGCGGCGAATCGGGGCAGGTCCTGCAAGGCATGCATCTCGGTGAGGAGACGGACATTGCGTCGCAGCGATGCTTTCGCGTGCGTCGGCGCGATCCGTTCCTGCGATGGCTGCTCACGTTCGGTGGTGATGCGTCGATCGTGTCGCCGGCCGAATGGCACGGCGACTGGCGTGCACTGCTGCAGGACACGTTGGCGGCACATCGTGCGGCCCAGTCACTGGCCAGCACCGCGGAGGTCGCATGA